The Vannielia litorea genome segment AGATCCCGTCCACCTTGGTGCCCTTAAAGATCGCCTCGCAGGCCATCTCGTTGGCCCGCAGCGTCGCCGCGGTGTCGGTGGTGAAATAAGGGTTACCCGTTCCGGCGGCAAAGATGCACACCCGCTTCTTCTCGAGGTGGCGCACCGCGCGGCGGCGGATGTAGGGCTCGCAAACCTGATCCATCGGGATCGCGCTGATCACCCGGGTGTGGATGCCGAGCGATTCCAGCGCCCCCTGCATCGCCAGCGCGTTCATTACCGTGGCCAGCATCCCCATGTAGTCGGCCGTGGTCCGCTCCATCCCCTGCGCGGCGCCCGCAAGCCCGCGAAAGATGTTGCCGCCGCCGATGACCATGCAGATCTCGACGCCCAGATCGCTGACGCTCTTCACCTCGCGGGCAATGCGCTCCACCGTGGGAGGATGCAGGCCAAAGCCCTGATCGCCCATGAGCGCCTCGCCGGAAATTTTCAGCAGAACCCGCCGATACTTCGTTGCCGCCCCATCTCCGATTGCATCCATCATCGCGCTCTCCCCGGGGCCACTTGCATCTGGCGCGCAAAATGTCGGAATTTGCGGGCGGGTTCAACGGCGGATGTGTGCAGGCGACATGATAGACTGGAAATCGCTGGATGCCGACCGCCCCGTGCTCATCGCCGGGCCCACGGCATCAGGCAAATCCGCCCTCGCGCTCGAGGTGGCCGCACGCTCCGGCGGGGTGGTGGTGAACGCAGATGCGCTTCAGGTCTTCGCCAACTGGCGCGTGCTCACCGCTCGCCCCTCGGCGGAAGAAGAGGCCGCCGCCCCGCACGCGCTCTATGGCCATGTGCCCGGCGATACCGCCTATTCCGTTGGCCATTGGCTGCGCGATATCGCCCCTCTGCTCACCGGCGGCGCCCGCCCGATCATCGTGGGCGGCACCGGCCTCTACTTCACCGCGCTCACCGAAGGGCTGGCCGAGATCCCCGAGGTGCCGCCCGAGGTCCGCGCCGAGGCCGATGCCCTGCCCCTCGCTGCCCTGCTCGCCGCGCTGGACGAAGAGCAGCGCAGCCGGATCGATTGCGCCAACCGCGCCCGCGTCCAACGCGCATGGGAGGTGCTCCGCGCCACCGGCAAGCCGCTCTGGCGCTGGCAGGATGAAACCCCGCCGCCGCTCCTGCCGCTCTCCAACGCCCAGCCCTTCCTCGTCGATGCCCCAAAGGAGTGGCTCACCCCCCGCATCGCCCGCCGCTTCGACCTGATGCTGGAGGCCGGCGCACTGAACGAGGCCCGGGCGAATCTGCCCCACTGGTCCCCCACCCTGCCCTCCGCCAAAGCCATCGGCGCGCCGGAGTTGATCGCCCACCTGCGCGGCAAGATGAGTCTCTCCGAGGCCGCCGAGCGTGCCAAAATTTCAACACGGCAGTACGCAAAACGGCAGCGCTCATGGTTTCGGGCGCGGATGCAGGCCTGGCAAACCGTCTCCGCCAGCGCGCTCTGACCGCAGCATCTTGGGGCCACGCTCAACGCCCCTCCCAGATATCGCCCCCAACCCTCGATTGCGCCGATTTCCTCAACAATCCGGCGCAATGGGCCCCATTTGCACATTTCCAACATAACCCTTGAAAGCGCCCCCGCGCCTCGGCAATCATCCCGCCATCTGCCCGCCTTCCGCTCACCATAGTCTCGCCATTTTCAGCCATTTCGCCGTTTCAGGACCTGCTGCCGCCATGCTGCCTCGCACCACCCACCGCCCCGTGACCGGACCGCTCACCCCGGCGCCGCCCAAGGCCCCGATTGAACTCGTGCCGCTCGCCCGGCTGGCGACGGGCGGCAAGTGGCGCACCGAGGCGATGCGCAGCTACCGCACCCCGCTGATGCTCTGGTTCACCCGCGGTCA includes the following:
- the pyrH gene encoding UMP kinase — its product is MMDAIGDGAATKYRRVLLKISGEALMGDQGFGLHPPTVERIAREVKSVSDLGVEICMVIGGGNIFRGLAGAAQGMERTTADYMGMLATVMNALAMQGALESLGIHTRVISAIPMDQVCEPYIRRRAVRHLEKKRVCIFAAGTGNPYFTTDTAATLRANEMACEAIFKGTKVDGIYDMDPKLHPEAKRYDKVSYDEVLMKNLKVMDASAIALARDNMLPIIVFSLDEPGGFTSILAGEGTYTMVKG
- the miaA gene encoding tRNA (adenosine(37)-N6)-dimethylallyltransferase MiaA, with protein sequence MIDWKSLDADRPVLIAGPTASGKSALALEVAARSGGVVVNADALQVFANWRVLTARPSAEEEAAAPHALYGHVPGDTAYSVGHWLRDIAPLLTGGARPIIVGGTGLYFTALTEGLAEIPEVPPEVRAEADALPLAALLAALDEEQRSRIDCANRARVQRAWEVLRATGKPLWRWQDETPPPLLPLSNAQPFLVDAPKEWLTPRIARRFDLMLEAGALNEARANLPHWSPTLPSAKAIGAPELIAHLRGKMSLSEAAERAKISTRQYAKRQRSWFRARMQAWQTVSASAL